In Gavia stellata isolate bGavSte3 chromosome 28, bGavSte3.hap2, whole genome shotgun sequence, a single genomic region encodes these proteins:
- the LOC132319434 gene encoding olfactory receptor 4N5-like: MEHKNYTVVTEFVLLGLSQNQEVQMILFFFFLLFYMIILPGNILIILTIWGDSKLGSPMYFFLANLAFLDICYCSVTPPRMLADFFSHRKTISYSACMAQLFFLHFLGATEAFLLMVMEYDCYVAICKLLHYTRLVNRGVCCVLVGATWGGGFIHGIILFALSIHRPLCGPNILDNCFCDVHQLVKLTCANTYITELLMFLNNGVVIVMCFTLLLISYTVLLLKLWTQSSKAKNKVASTYVSHIIVVFVMCGPAMYIYGLPFQAVPMEKVVAVFHMVIFPLTNPMIYTLRNKEIKGSMWKMISKYIFCIVFSMPVLCRRFYGFVGDHDRVRIAGLKLENGAQKRREDW; encoded by the exons ATGGAGCACAAGAACTATACAGTAGTTACAGAGTTTGTTCTCTTGGGATTGTCCCAAAACCAGGAAGTCCAGatgattcttttcttcttcttcctgctcttctATATGATCATTCTGCCAGGAAACATCCTTATCATTCTCACAATTTGGGGGGATTCCAAGCTGGGCTCAcccatgtattttttcctggcCAATTTGGCATTCTTGGACATCTGCTACTGTTCTGTGACCCCACCCAGAATGTTGGCTGACTTTTTCTCACACCGTAAGACCATCTCCTACAGTGCCTGCATGGcccagcttttcttcctccacttCCTGGGAGCAACTGAAGCTTTCCTGCTCATGGTCATGGAATATGACTGTTATGTAGCCATTTGCAAACTTCTTCACTACACCAGGCTTGTGAACAGGGGGGTATGCTGTGTCCTGGTTGGAGCTACATGGGGTGGGGGCTTCATCCATGGCATCATTCTGTTTGCTCTCAGCATCCACCGCCCCTTATGTGGTCCTAACATCCTGGACAACTGCTTCTGTGATGTCCATCAGCTGGTCAAGTTGACCTGTGCCAACACTTACATAACAGAGCTTTTGATGTTCCTCAACAATGGAGTTGTTATTGTTATGTGTTTTACACTTCTCCTGATTTCCTACACTGTCCTGTTGCTGAAgctctggacacagtcctccaagGCAAAGAACAAAGTAGCCTCCACCTATGTTTCCCACATCATTGTGGTTTTTGTCATGTGTGGCCCAGCTATGTATATCTATGGTTTACCCTTCCAAGCTGTCCCAATGGAAAAAGTTGTTGCTGTTTTCCACATGGTCATCTTCCCCTTGACTAATCCTATGATCTATACCTTGCGTAACAAGGAGATCAAAGGCTCGATGTGGAAGATGATcagtaaatacatattttg CATCGTGTTCAGCATGCCTGTTCTGTGTAGAAGGTTCTATGGATTTGTAGGAGACCATGATCGTGTAAGGATTGCTGGGTTGAAGCTGGAGAATggggcacagaaaagaagagaggactGGTGA